GAGTCCCATTTATTTGCTCTTTTTTTTATTATGGTAAAAGCTGCATCTTCATACCTATTAATCGATACATAATGATAATATGGTTCAAATGCTTTAAATGCATCTTCAATTGTTTCAACAGTTTGAACGTTATTAGTCCAAAAGTTTGCTGATGCGTGGTTTGCGGTTTCCCAATCTGTTCTATTCTCTCGCAAACGTAATTTTGCAGCTTCGCGAACAGCATAATGTAAATAATATCCACCTTTAACTTCAATCAAAGAAGTTTTACTTAAATAATCTATAACGCCAATCCTTTGAGACTCGTTTACATCCCATAACAAACAAATCACCCCCTCAAAAGGAACAGTTTTTACATCTTGATAACGATAGCAACCCATCCGACAGATTAACTTATAAGCATCAGGTTGATTATCTCGTAACAAATCCATTTCCACCGAAATCAAAGTTTCTAATTCCGAATCTGCCAGCAAAGCATCCTTGTATCGACTCCAATAGGCTCCAATATTGCCATCAAAACGGTTCTTAATCGCACCATGCAGAATATCCATTACCTTCGCATTACCGTTATAGGCATCACGCATCTGCAATAGTGCCTCCGAATCTACCCCATTCTCACAATCATGAAAATATTGCCGCCATGCCGTAATGTCTAACCCCTCCAGTAAATACTCATGTACCTTTACCCGTTGAGCAATCAGCGATCGCCGACTAGTGATCAGCGTAAATGAACAAGCATCGCGATCGCCTAATACCGCCAATAAAGCATCATAGCCGCGCAACTTCTCCCGAAAGCGATAATTCTCATCTAGCGCAGGTTCGAGATTATCGATTAGCACTCCGATGGGATTTGCCCGATCCGCTAACTTCTCTCTCAAAATATCCAAATTAATCCCAAAATCCCGACTAGGCTCCTCATCAAAATCCTTCCGCAAGATTTGCGACACCTTCTCTTCCGCAGGCGTAACGTTCCCCGACTCCAAACCCATCTCTATCCGAATCACTTTTTTAAACTGCGTCTGCAAAAACTCCCGCGCTAGTGTTGATTTGCCCACACCCGCCCCAGCCTTGACTAAGACTATTTTGGCTTGTCTGATGAGGTTTGCGAGATTAATTAAATCGCGATCGCGTCCAATAAACTCAAGGGTTGTTAATTCTGGGATTGATTCGGGAGTAGGGATATTCTGGGGATTAGTTGAGGGTTGGGGGCGATCGCTAATATTGTCTGAAACCTTCTGAGTTTCATAAAGTTTCAACAAACATTCAGTTAATGCCTGTCTTTTACCCTTACCTTGATTCTTAAGGTCTGGATAATCAGAATCAAAAAGTTTGTATATTTCTCGTAAATGCTCTCCTATTGTTTTAACAGGCTGCTCAAGAAGCTTTTCAGAACATTCTTCAAGCGTTTTACTACGACCTATTTCACTAAATACTAAAGTGAAAGTTCGGTATAGCCTTGGGCTTGATATTTTTGATTTTGCAATCTCGGCGATAAATTCATCCCAATTTGTAGCTTTATAAGACACGCTTTGCCCCCTCTATTACTAGTACTAAATCCTGTATATAGGATTTGAGCGAGTCAGGCGTACCCAAATTGATCGCACAACCTAATAACTGTTCGAGATAAATTTGCAATCGCGCCAAAGTAAACAAACCAACACGCTGCGAAAACTCCACTAATAGATCGACATCACTACTAACCTTAGCCTCATTTCGTACCACCGAGCCAAACAAAAACAGTGACGCAGCAAGAAAAGCACAAATCGCCTCACGCTGTTGGCGCAAGGTACTGATGACCTCACCACAGCGCAAAACCGATGCAGTAATAGTGTTGGACTCGCCCGAAAGTGTCACATTCAAGGTGTTCGCTAATTTGCTTATTGGTATTATAAGGTGTTTTTTCGGGCTGCAATCGCTATTCCAGTGTTTAACCAAGGGTAAATCAAGGGGATACATGGGTTTATCTAAGCCGAAACCAAGGGTAAATCAAGGGGATACATGGGTTTATCTAAATCAAAATTAGAGGGAACATCAACTCATACAAATTCCTTGCAAAAATATGCAAATTCCTTGCAAAAATATAGCTAGGGTATTTTACATAAAAAAGCGAGTAAATGCTACGAACATTTACCCGCCTGTAATTCTCTAACTGAGCCTTCATCTAGTCCTTTTCGGTTAGTTTTGCTCCTAATACAGCCATAAGAGTTGTAGTTACAACGGGAATGTTTTGTGATCCTATTGAACCGTAAGCTACTCCAAAAGCAAGTACGAGAGCCGATAACCCGCCAAAGAATTGAATCATAAGTACACCTCTACTGTTTTGTTATATAGTGTCATAAGCTTGCTAGCTTTGCCACATAGGGCTAGAGGGTCAGGGTTAAAGTAAAGGCAAAATCTTTACTTTAACCCGATTGTATTGTCAAAAATCTTATCACAGATTTTTTTAATTGCAATATTATTGGATTGTTAATTTTTATAAAGTCTTTGATAGCGCATTTAGATTTTTTGTCTTTGGCGTATTTCTCGCATTCCGCATATCAGCCATGTTTGGCGCGATCTCACTACTCTTCACCTATCTCCCCTTCATCTGGCAAATCCTTTGGCGGACAGGCTTAGGATTAATGATGATGACTGCGATCACTTTATTTATCGAAGGCTTAAACAATGGCTCAAAAGGCAATTCCTAAATTTCTGATTGCTCTTGTTGCCACATAAAAGCCTCAACAATATCCTCAATTTCCGTAGGCTGATTAGTTTCCATCCAGACTATCCCAAAGTTGAGAAATTGGATTTGTTTGTCCTGTCTTTACCTCATGTAGTGCTCTATAAAGACTAGCCGCAATTTGTTCTGGACTTGGATCGAAGACTTCATCCTGATCTTCTAAATTAATATCTACTAATTCTTCAATCAAAACAATTACCCTAACTTTTGGCTGTTTCGGCAAATTTTTCAGATGCTTTGGTAACTCAAGCTTCCCATCAGGTGTAATCGTAGTAGAAAATTCGTAGGCTTTCATAGTTTTTATGACAACAGGTAATCTTCAGGATAACAAATTAGATAGCTCTATTCCTTACACATCTTCAAATTGTTTAGCAAATCCTTTGTTGGAAATGATTAGGAATAATGATTTTGACTGTGATCGCACTTTTCTTTGAAGGTGTAAAAAAGCCAAAAACAACTCAACCTAAGAACAATTTATAGACTGGATTTTGGCTTTCGTCCCAATAGCGATAACCAAGAGTATCAAGAAATGCTTGCCACTCTTCCATCTCTAACGGAGGTACTTGCACACCGACAACAATCCTTCCATAATCTGCACCATTATTGCGATAATGGAACAAGCTAATATTCCAATTAGGACTCATCGATCCGACAAACTTCATCAATGCACCTGGACGCTCAGGAAACTCAAAGCGATAGAGAAGCTCATTATGAGCAAGGGGCGATCGCCCTCCGACCATATGTCGTAGATGTAGCTTCGTGAGTTCATCATCGGTAATCTCGATCGCAGTAAACCTATTCTCCGCAAAAGTGATTGCTAGATTTGCCGCATCAGCCCGATTGACAATTTGCACACCTACAAAAATATGAGCAATTTCCTGATCAGCAATCCGATAACTAAACTCAGTTAAGTTTCGCTTGCCCATCAGCTCGCAAAACTTCCGCAAACTGCCAGCATGTTCAGGAATCGTCACTGCAAAAATCGCTTCGCGATGTTCGCCTAGTTCCGCTCGTTCAGCAACAAATCGCAGGCGATCGAAGTTCATATTCGCGCCACAGGCGATCGCAACTAAAGTCTGTCCTTCGATTCCTTCGCGTTCGACATATGCCTTTGCGCCTGCGATCGCCAAAGCGCCAGCAGGTTCTAAAATCGAGCGTGTATCTTCAAAAACATCCTTAATCGCCGCACAAGTATTATCAGTATCGACTAGCAAAATCTCATCGACATATTGCTGACAGAGTCGAAAAGTCTCTTGCCCAACTTCGCGCACCGCCACGCCATCAGCAAATAGACCAACTTGATCTAGACGCACTCGATGTCCAGCCTGTAGCGATCGGGACATCGCATCAGAATCAACTGGCTCTACACCAATGATTTTAATTTCAGGTCGTAATCTCTTCACATAAGCTGCCACTCCTGAAATTAGCCCGCCGCCTCCGATCGCTATAAAAATCGCATGGATTGGTTTCTGATATTGGCGCAAAATCTCCATGCCAATTGTTCCCTGTCCTGCAATCACGTCAGGATCATCAAAGGGATGGATAAAGGTGAGATTCTTCTCTGCTTCCAACTGCCTTGCATGGGCATAGGCATCATCGTAGGTGTCACCATGCAAGACCACCTCACCACCACGCATTTTTACAGCGTTCACTTTTACCTGTGGTGTAGTCACTGGCATGACAATAATTGCTTTTGTCCCTAACTCGCGAGCACTGAGGGCGACTCCCTGAGCATGGTTTCCTGCCGATGCAGCAATCACACCCTGAGAAAGCAAGTCAGGAGATAATTGCGCCATTTTGTTATAAGCTCCACGCAATTTAAAAGAGAAGACTGATTGCATATCTTCTCTTTTCAGCAGCAACCGATTATTCAATCGCGCCGATAGGTTAGGGGCAAATTCTAATGGTGTTTCTTGCGCGACATCGTACACGCGAGCTTTGAGGATACGTTCTAAATAGTCAGTCTGCACAACGCTATCAACTTAATTATTAATTTTTATAGGTTGCTACGCTATGAGAGCAGCAATTCTCATTATGAAACCGATTTTGGTGTTTCCAGCGCCGAAGGCGCTGGAAACACCAAAATCGGTTGTTTGAAAGCTCGCCAAAGGCGAGCTTTCAAACAACCGATTTTTATAATGAGAACTGCTGCTATGAGAGACTGCAAACTATAAAAAATTGGTTTAGTGAGCTATAATTCTACTCTTTTTCTCGTATCTTTAATCAGAAACTTACCCCAAAAAAGCAAAGCGCCCGCTAAACAGGCGCTTTGCTTTTTTGAGTAAGGGACTCATCCTCAAGAACGAACTTCTGCAAAAATCTTGTTAAGAATATCTTGAGCGCCCTTATCCTTGAGTTGATGGGCTAGCTCTAGACCGATCGCATCAGGTTTGGTTAAATCACCAGTGACTTCTCCTTTGATTAGAGTTTTACCATCAAGGCTAGCAACAATTCCTTTTAATGTGAGCTTGTCAGCA
The Pseudanabaena sp. BC1403 genome window above contains:
- a CDS encoding tetratricopeptide repeat protein; its protein translation is MSYKATNWDEFIAEIAKSKISSPRLYRTFTLVFSEIGRSKTLEECSEKLLEQPVKTIGEHLREIYKLFDSDYPDLKNQGKGKRQALTECLLKLYETQKVSDNISDRPQPSTNPQNIPTPESIPELTTLEFIGRDRDLINLANLIRQAKIVLVKAGAGVGKSTLAREFLQTQFKKVIRIEMGLESGNVTPAEEKVSQILRKDFDEEPSRDFGINLDILREKLADRANPIGVLIDNLEPALDENYRFREKLRGYDALLAVLGDRDACSFTLITSRRSLIAQRVKVHEYLLEGLDITAWRQYFHDCENGVDSEALLQMRDAYNGNAKVMDILHGAIKNRFDGNIGAYWSRYKDALLADSELETLISVEMDLLRDNQPDAYKLICRMGCYRYQDVKTVPFEGVICLLWDVNESQRIGVIDYLSKTSLIEVKGGYYLHYAVREAAKLRLRENRTDWETANHASANFWTNNVQTVETIEDAFKAFEPYYHYVSINRYEDAAFTIIKKRANKWDSQELLGMSFYRLGLFQQMITAINQIIDNIHREDYLSEIYSILGSLYWMTGYINKSIESNLNSGELAVKLGNKTLEFHVLFNMGLCKLDLWEPQKALDFLLKADAIATANKFTSNEANSDGGRYAYLAFLSSVLGLREQALDFIKKSPTNVYFNQQGIGSVWSNIYSSILLGLTFKRLGMTQEALESYYKAISYADETNYTQARAKALTGIAEIYRIQQNFDIAIVCHIGSIEILNKLRAKCDLAEAYFQLGLTYQAMGEHDQAEEYKAKALQLFAQMEAPKQIERVNQAFGGNIQ
- a CDS encoding nucleotidyltransferase family protein, translated to MTLSGESNTITASVLRCGEVISTLRQQREAICAFLAASLFLFGSVVRNEAKVSSDVDLLVEFSQRVGLFTLARLQIYLEQLLGCAINLGTPDSLKSYIQDLVLVIEGAKRVL
- the ilvA gene encoding threonine ammonia-lyase, biosynthetic codes for the protein MQTDYLERILKARVYDVAQETPLEFAPNLSARLNNRLLLKREDMQSVFSFKLRGAYNKMAQLSPDLLSQGVIAASAGNHAQGVALSARELGTKAIIVMPVTTPQVKVNAVKMRGGEVVLHGDTYDDAYAHARQLEAEKNLTFIHPFDDPDVIAGQGTIGMEILRQYQKPIHAIFIAIGGGGLISGVAAYVKRLRPEIKIIGVEPVDSDAMSRSLQAGHRVRLDQVGLFADGVAVREVGQETFRLCQQYVDEILLVDTDNTCAAIKDVFEDTRSILEPAGALAIAGAKAYVEREGIEGQTLVAIACGANMNFDRLRFVAERAELGEHREAIFAVTIPEHAGSLRKFCELMGKRNLTEFSYRIADQEIAHIFVGVQIVNRADAANLAITFAENRFTAIEITDDELTKLHLRHMVGGRSPLAHNELLYRFEFPERPGALMKFVGSMSPNWNISLFHYRNNGADYGRIVVGVQVPPLEMEEWQAFLDTLGYRYWDESQNPVYKLFLG